Proteins encoded within one genomic window of Brassica rapa cultivar Chiifu-401-42 chromosome A09, CAAS_Brap_v3.01, whole genome shotgun sequence:
- the LOC103839567 gene encoding pEARLI1-like lipid transfer protein 1, protein MAYSKITLLLVLNVIFFTLVSSTSAPCPPPPSKSPNKKPPPSSPYRKPTCKDALKLKVCANVLNLVKVSLPQKAECCALIKGLVNLDAGVCLCTALKANVLGIINLRVPISLSVLFNQCGTKVPSGFQCA, encoded by the coding sequence ATGGCTTACTCTAAGATTACTCTTCTCCTTGTTTTGAATGTCATCTTCTTCACTTTGGTCAGCTCTACATCGGCCCCTTGTCCACCACCACCGTCCAAAAGCCCCAACAAGAAACCCCCACCGTCGTCTCCTTACCGCAAACCCACTTGTAAAGATGCTCTTAAACTCAAGGTATGTGCTAACGTGTTGAATTTGGTTAAGGTTTCTCTACCACAAAAGGCCGAATGTTGCGCCCTTATCAAAGGTCTAGTTAATCTCGATGCCGGGGTCTGTCTCTGTACCGCTTTGAAGGCTAATGTCCTTGGCATTATTAATCTTCGTGTTCCTATTTCACTGAGTGTTCTCTTTAACCAGTGTGGTACGAAGGTTCCATCTGGTTTCCAATGTGCTTAG
- the LOC103839568 gene encoding homeobox-leucine zipper protein HDG5 isoform X2 → MLTIGEESVMTSDNRFASPPPPASSSPATIQNPNFNFIPFNSFSSIIPEEHGMMSMSMMMMMGDEAVEEMMENGSMGGSFGSGSEQAEDPKSGTEFDVNELRDDEQPPPAKKKRYHRHTDRQIQEMEALFKENPHPEDKQRQRLSHELGLKPRQVKFWFQNRRTQMKAQQDRAENVMLRADNDNLKLENSQLQAELRCLSCPSCGGPTVLGDIPFNELHIENCRLREELDRLCCIASRYTDRPMQPMPPSQPLINPASELPHHQPSLELDISAYAGNYPDHPCSDLMSLPPQDSACFFPTQTINNSSNNNMLLADEEKVMAMEFAVSCVQELTKMCDTEEPLWVNKKSDKIGGETLCLNEEEYMRLFPWPMEKNNNNGDFRREASKANAVVIMNSITLVNAFLNADKWSEMFCSIVARVKTVQIISSGVSGASGSLMLMYAELQVLSPLVPTREAYFLRYVEQNSENGNWAIVDFPIDSFHDQNSPHEYKRKPSGCIIQDMPNGYSKVKWVEHVEVVERHVHETFAEYVKSGMAFGASRWVDVLERQCERMASLMARNITDLGVIRSAEARRNMMRLSQRMMKTFCVNISTSYGQSWTALSETAKDTVRITTRKVCEPGQPTGVVLVAVSTTWLPFSHFKVFDLLRDQHHHSLLEVLFSGNSSHEVAHIANGSHPGNCISLLRVNVASNSWHNVELMLQESCIDNSGGLIVYSTVGVDSIQHVMNGEDPSNVPVLPLGFSVVPVNPPGEVEGISVNSIPPPSCLLTVGIQVLASNVPTAKPNLSTVTTINNHLCSIVNQITSVLSSTISPTIASSAAAAKQDVI, encoded by the exons ATGTTGACAATAGGGGAAGAAAGTGTGATGACATCAGACAACAGATTTGCTTCGCCGCCTCCGcctgcttcttcttctccggcAACAAtccaaaaccctaattttaattTCATCCCTTTCAACTCATTTTCCTCCATTATCCCG GAGGAGCATGGAATGATGAGTATGagcatgatgatgatgatgggagATGAAGCAGTGGAGGAAATGATGGAAAACGGGTCGATGGGTGGGTCATTCGGGTCGGGTAGTGAACAAGCAGAAGATCCAAAGTCCGGGACTGAGTTTGATGTTAATGAACTTCGAGACGATGAACAACCTCCTCCTGCGAAGAAGAAACGTTACCACAGACATACTGATCGTCAGATCCAAGAAATGGAGGC ATTGTTCAAAGAAAACCCTCATCCAGAGGACAAGCAAAGACAAAGATTAAGTCATGAACTTGGTCTCAAGCCTCGACAAGTCAAGTTTTGGTTTCAAAATAGGCGTACCCAAATGAAG gcACAACAAGACCGAGCAGAGAATGTGATGTTAAGGGCAGATAACGATAACCTCAAGTTGGAGAATTCTCAACTTCAGGCGGAGCTTCGGTGCCTCTCGTGTCCTTCTTGCGGCGGCCCCACCGTCCTCGGCGACATTCCTTTCAACGAGCTCCACATTGAGAACTGTCGCCTCCGTGAAGAG CTTGATCGTCTATGCTGCATAGCTTCAAGATACACAGATCGTCCAATGCAACCCATGCCACCATCTCAGCCGTTGATCAATCCTGCTTCGGAGCTTCCACATCACCAACCTTCATTGGAGTTAGATATTAGCGCATACGCTGGTAACTATCCAGATCATCCTTGTTCAGACTTGATGTCGCTTCCTCCACAAGACAGTGCTTGTTTCTTCCCAACTCAAACTATTAAcaacagcagcaacaacaacatgTTACTTGCGGATGAAGAAAAGGTTATGGCTATGGAATTTGCTGTCTCTTGCGTCCAAGAACTTACTAAAATGTGTGACACGGAAGAGCCTTTGTGGGTCAACAAGAAATCGGACAAGATCGGTGGCGAGACTTTGTGTCTGAACGAGGAAGAGTACATGAGGTTGTTCCCATGGCCAATGGAGAAGAATAACAACAATGGAGATTTTCGTAGAGAAGCTTCAAAGGCAAACGCAGTTGTTATCATGAACAGCATAACGCTTGTTAACGCGTTTCTAAACGCT GATAAGTGGTCGGAGATGTTCTGCTCAATAGTGGCTAGGGTAAAAACGGTTCAGATCATTTCATCTGGAGTTTCTGGAGCTAGTGGCTCTCTTATGCTG ATGTATGCAGAGTTACAGGTACTATCTCCACTGGTTCCAACTCGTGAAGCTTATTTTCTACGTTACGTGGAACAAAACTCTGAAAACGGGAACTGGGCAATCGTAGACTTCCCGATCGATAGCTTCCACGACCAAAACAGTCCACATGAGTATAAGAGAAAACCTTCAGGGTGCATCATTCAAGACATGCCTAATGGATACTCAAAGGTCAAGTGGGTCGAGCACGTGGAGGTAGTCGAGAGGCACGTGCACGAGACCTTCGCAGAGTATGTGAAAAGCGGTATGGCTTTTGGAGCTAGCCGCTGGGTCGATGTGTTGGAGAGACAATGCGAGAGGATGGCTAGTCTAATGGCTAGAAACATAACCGATCTTGGAG TGATTCGATCAGCAGAAGCGAGGAGGAACATGATGAGGTTATCACAAAGGATGATGAAAACATTCTGTGTGAATATAAGTACATCGTACGGACAATCATGGACCGCACTGTCTGAAACAGCGAAAGACACTGTGAGAATCACGACAAGGAAAGTGTGTGAGCCTGGTCAGCCAACTGGAGTTGTTCTTGTTGCTGTCTCAACAACTTGGCTTCCATTTTCTCACTTCAAAGTCTTTGATCTCCTCCGTGATCAACATCACCACTCTCTCTTGGAAGTTTTGTTCAGTGGAAACTCATCTCATGAAGTTGCTCATATAGCCAATGGTTCACATCCTGGAAACTGCATATCTCTTCTTCGTGTCAAT GTAGCGAGCAACTCATGGCATAACGTGGAGCTGATGCTTCAAGAGAGCTGTATTGATAACTCTGGCGGCTTAATCGTCTACTCTACGGTCGGTGTTGACTCAATCCAGCACGTGATGAACGGTGAAGATCCTTCAAATGTTCCGGTTTTGCCCCTCGGATTCTCCGTCGTTCCCGTGAACCCTCCCGGTGAGGTCGAGGGTATTTCTGTCAATTCGATTCCTCCGCCGTCGTGTCTTCTCACCGTTGGGATTCAGGTCTTGGCGAGCAACGTCCCAACCGCGAAACCGAATCTCTCCACCGTCACAACCATCAACAACCACCTTTGCTCCATCGTCAATCAGATCACTTCGGTCCTTAGCAGCACCATTTCTCCGACCATCGCATCTTCCGCCGCCGCAGCCAAACAAGATGTCATCTAA
- the LOC103839568 gene encoding homeobox-leucine zipper protein HDG5 isoform X1 has product MLTIGEESVMTSDNRFASPPPPASSSPATIQNPNFNFIPFNSFSSIIPKEEHGMMSMSMMMMMGDEAVEEMMENGSMGGSFGSGSEQAEDPKSGTEFDVNELRDDEQPPPAKKKRYHRHTDRQIQEMEALFKENPHPEDKQRQRLSHELGLKPRQVKFWFQNRRTQMKAQQDRAENVMLRADNDNLKLENSQLQAELRCLSCPSCGGPTVLGDIPFNELHIENCRLREELDRLCCIASRYTDRPMQPMPPSQPLINPASELPHHQPSLELDISAYAGNYPDHPCSDLMSLPPQDSACFFPTQTINNSSNNNMLLADEEKVMAMEFAVSCVQELTKMCDTEEPLWVNKKSDKIGGETLCLNEEEYMRLFPWPMEKNNNNGDFRREASKANAVVIMNSITLVNAFLNADKWSEMFCSIVARVKTVQIISSGVSGASGSLMLMYAELQVLSPLVPTREAYFLRYVEQNSENGNWAIVDFPIDSFHDQNSPHEYKRKPSGCIIQDMPNGYSKVKWVEHVEVVERHVHETFAEYVKSGMAFGASRWVDVLERQCERMASLMARNITDLGVIRSAEARRNMMRLSQRMMKTFCVNISTSYGQSWTALSETAKDTVRITTRKVCEPGQPTGVVLVAVSTTWLPFSHFKVFDLLRDQHHHSLLEVLFSGNSSHEVAHIANGSHPGNCISLLRVNVASNSWHNVELMLQESCIDNSGGLIVYSTVGVDSIQHVMNGEDPSNVPVLPLGFSVVPVNPPGEVEGISVNSIPPPSCLLTVGIQVLASNVPTAKPNLSTVTTINNHLCSIVNQITSVLSSTISPTIASSAAAAKQDVI; this is encoded by the exons ATGTTGACAATAGGGGAAGAAAGTGTGATGACATCAGACAACAGATTTGCTTCGCCGCCTCCGcctgcttcttcttctccggcAACAAtccaaaaccctaattttaattTCATCCCTTTCAACTCATTTTCCTCCATTATCCCG aagGAGGAGCATGGAATGATGAGTATGagcatgatgatgatgatgggagATGAAGCAGTGGAGGAAATGATGGAAAACGGGTCGATGGGTGGGTCATTCGGGTCGGGTAGTGAACAAGCAGAAGATCCAAAGTCCGGGACTGAGTTTGATGTTAATGAACTTCGAGACGATGAACAACCTCCTCCTGCGAAGAAGAAACGTTACCACAGACATACTGATCGTCAGATCCAAGAAATGGAGGC ATTGTTCAAAGAAAACCCTCATCCAGAGGACAAGCAAAGACAAAGATTAAGTCATGAACTTGGTCTCAAGCCTCGACAAGTCAAGTTTTGGTTTCAAAATAGGCGTACCCAAATGAAG gcACAACAAGACCGAGCAGAGAATGTGATGTTAAGGGCAGATAACGATAACCTCAAGTTGGAGAATTCTCAACTTCAGGCGGAGCTTCGGTGCCTCTCGTGTCCTTCTTGCGGCGGCCCCACCGTCCTCGGCGACATTCCTTTCAACGAGCTCCACATTGAGAACTGTCGCCTCCGTGAAGAG CTTGATCGTCTATGCTGCATAGCTTCAAGATACACAGATCGTCCAATGCAACCCATGCCACCATCTCAGCCGTTGATCAATCCTGCTTCGGAGCTTCCACATCACCAACCTTCATTGGAGTTAGATATTAGCGCATACGCTGGTAACTATCCAGATCATCCTTGTTCAGACTTGATGTCGCTTCCTCCACAAGACAGTGCTTGTTTCTTCCCAACTCAAACTATTAAcaacagcagcaacaacaacatgTTACTTGCGGATGAAGAAAAGGTTATGGCTATGGAATTTGCTGTCTCTTGCGTCCAAGAACTTACTAAAATGTGTGACACGGAAGAGCCTTTGTGGGTCAACAAGAAATCGGACAAGATCGGTGGCGAGACTTTGTGTCTGAACGAGGAAGAGTACATGAGGTTGTTCCCATGGCCAATGGAGAAGAATAACAACAATGGAGATTTTCGTAGAGAAGCTTCAAAGGCAAACGCAGTTGTTATCATGAACAGCATAACGCTTGTTAACGCGTTTCTAAACGCT GATAAGTGGTCGGAGATGTTCTGCTCAATAGTGGCTAGGGTAAAAACGGTTCAGATCATTTCATCTGGAGTTTCTGGAGCTAGTGGCTCTCTTATGCTG ATGTATGCAGAGTTACAGGTACTATCTCCACTGGTTCCAACTCGTGAAGCTTATTTTCTACGTTACGTGGAACAAAACTCTGAAAACGGGAACTGGGCAATCGTAGACTTCCCGATCGATAGCTTCCACGACCAAAACAGTCCACATGAGTATAAGAGAAAACCTTCAGGGTGCATCATTCAAGACATGCCTAATGGATACTCAAAGGTCAAGTGGGTCGAGCACGTGGAGGTAGTCGAGAGGCACGTGCACGAGACCTTCGCAGAGTATGTGAAAAGCGGTATGGCTTTTGGAGCTAGCCGCTGGGTCGATGTGTTGGAGAGACAATGCGAGAGGATGGCTAGTCTAATGGCTAGAAACATAACCGATCTTGGAG TGATTCGATCAGCAGAAGCGAGGAGGAACATGATGAGGTTATCACAAAGGATGATGAAAACATTCTGTGTGAATATAAGTACATCGTACGGACAATCATGGACCGCACTGTCTGAAACAGCGAAAGACACTGTGAGAATCACGACAAGGAAAGTGTGTGAGCCTGGTCAGCCAACTGGAGTTGTTCTTGTTGCTGTCTCAACAACTTGGCTTCCATTTTCTCACTTCAAAGTCTTTGATCTCCTCCGTGATCAACATCACCACTCTCTCTTGGAAGTTTTGTTCAGTGGAAACTCATCTCATGAAGTTGCTCATATAGCCAATGGTTCACATCCTGGAAACTGCATATCTCTTCTTCGTGTCAAT GTAGCGAGCAACTCATGGCATAACGTGGAGCTGATGCTTCAAGAGAGCTGTATTGATAACTCTGGCGGCTTAATCGTCTACTCTACGGTCGGTGTTGACTCAATCCAGCACGTGATGAACGGTGAAGATCCTTCAAATGTTCCGGTTTTGCCCCTCGGATTCTCCGTCGTTCCCGTGAACCCTCCCGGTGAGGTCGAGGGTATTTCTGTCAATTCGATTCCTCCGCCGTCGTGTCTTCTCACCGTTGGGATTCAGGTCTTGGCGAGCAACGTCCCAACCGCGAAACCGAATCTCTCCACCGTCACAACCATCAACAACCACCTTTGCTCCATCGTCAATCAGATCACTTCGGTCCTTAGCAGCACCATTTCTCCGACCATCGCATCTTCCGCCGCCGCAGCCAAACAAGATGTCATCTAA